A region of the Alligator mississippiensis isolate rAllMis1 chromosome 5, rAllMis1, whole genome shotgun sequence genome:
TGGCAGAAGTTCATTCATATGCAGAATCACTGGTtgttacattaaaatattttgaccCATTGGCTTTACCTGCCAGTTTGCTACTTAAGCATTTTTTAGCTGTTCATGACTCTAAATTATTCACatagcaaaataaaatgtttgcatAGGAATATTTATGATACCTGAATATTAATTAAGCTTCATTATGTCATCTtatttgcagctgctgctgcagcagataTGGCCTACCATCACATCAGACCTCCAATAGGGTATTCAATTCCCAAGCCCATATCATCATTGTTAATGAGGGGCTGGAATGTGTGTCCTGAGGTAAGTGCACCCACTTCCTTCATCTACAGAGCCGTGATTGCAAAGGTTTGTCATGTGTAAAAGGCCTTATTTACAAAGGCCTAAGAAAGAAAATGGCCAGCTGGATATGCTTCAATTTGCTAACTCTTATTTCTGTAACCTCTGAAGATACCCCAGATAGCTTAATTATTCTTGTGACTGGTAGGACAGAAAGCTCTGAGAGCAAAAGGGAGATATACTTCAGTTTGTTTTGAGGAATCTCTTACAAATAAAGACACATGGAGAAATCTTTTCTCCAGGATAAATCTCAGAAGGAAACTATGATCCACTGTTGAGGACCAGTGGAGGCTGGTTTAGGTAGCATTTACACCCCCTCATAAAGAAATCTGATGACTTTTATAATTAACTGCTCTCTTGTGGCTTTTTGTTTGAACCCAAATCATGACTTGGCCTGTCTGCCCATGCAGGAGAGTAAGGACTCCTCTTGCACGTTGGCATGCGCTACCTAAACCTTGGGCTTGGGCACTGCTTATATCACCCTTCAGAATAAGTGACTGGAGAGTAGACTTGGAGCTGTAACCCACTGAAGGTGCAGCTGAGCCAGCtcattgcatttgtttttaacattGGTCAGCAGCAAATTGCCAACCAAGGGTCTGAGACTCAGCAATGTGTGCCTAGATCACAGAACCTCTTGTGGCTGGTACTAGGGTAATGCTTAGTgctctgtctgactcacaaatgAACCCTTAATTGATTTAATATTTCAACTGACAATATAGAAAGCATATACAGTAACAAAGTGGAGGCAGCCTGGTTAGATGAGCCATTGCCCTGACAATTTGTATGTGGTACTAATAACACCCTTTCTTTTGCTCACTCCATTTCCCTTATGGCTGGGgtcttttttgttttgggttttcaATCCTACACAGTTTGCATGTTTTGTCTTCCTATTTTTGTCTGTTCTATTGTTTGAAAAGGAGATGTTTTAGTTAATTTTGCATCTAGTCAGACACAAAAGAAAGTataagagaagaagaaaagaaagaaacagaagggCTGATTAAAAACAGCTAGGAAGGAAATCAGCAGAAACtgattgaaatgaaaaaaaaaatggtgtgacTGCACAAGTAAAcaagagagagaggtagttagccatattagtctgaagttagaCCGAAGATCAAGCATCTTGCAAACTAGCTTCTTCAGAGAGGCATCAGCTTTCgggataagtacagacattcaaaaagcccacagctgaattgattcaatcttcacaggttagtctaagctgcatagactgaactgatgagtaagtgaacagacattcacttctgattccagaaatgtagccacatacctgcagtggcttaggctagaagccaggggtgctggagCATGCTTTCCTGCTAGGCTAGaggagacagcttgggccaaagctagcccacccagcctggaaggggggagggggtttgcagaggaggtgcaaagcatcccagGATGGGCAAGGACtgggagttaacttgaatctggagggagggagggagatctgggacagaaatgcaataaactgattttacctaaatcagttaagtctgatactacatccaaccaggtttatcttaaaccagtttcggccattttgaaagtggtttatgtgcactgaacttctgttgtgttacagatttgaactagttttcaatcacttataccagtttatgtgtaacttctgtccctagccttgtagGCTAGCCTGCCAAGAGGGGCAAAGTTGTTAAAGTGTGTAaagaagacagagagaaagaaaagtctaGATAGATTTAATTATAGGATATAATTATTTAGGCATGTAACAGGGCTTTATAAGTTTCTCTTGTaaatagggatcctggttttctctgtttaaaaatccaaaattctctgattaaaaccccccaaatttgcatttttctgtaattaaaatgaaaggccactaatatatatatatatatatatatatatatatatatatatatatatatatatatatatatatatatatatatatatcagatgcacacaatgttttattgatatatttacaattttaaagcacttcagaagcctaccagtgcctcaatcattataataaaatacattctaaatactaTATATTTAggtgtttgtttttggtttttttatcatagaagatcaaacttccctgccccctttgctcaccaggatgcaagtCCAGCTGTGACTGttcccacagctgctttgtggtgcttagcatgctggtgccctgcccctgcccattctgttgcccctcactcccaacccgcatcCCCCCCAGTCACTCCCTCCCAACAGCAACTCCCACCCTTCGACCCCCATACCAGGCCATAGATCCAGATGCAgctgtcctgcctgctgctgctttgtggctctgagcagtgccagaccctgctgttctgctctctgcccccatgTTCCCAGGCCCCAGTAGtccccatgcccttcctgggAAACCCTTGACTGggttcagggactgggctgggcttgcctctggctgggcaagccctttccctttcaggccagcctccccctgtacaggctgctttagcagtccaggTGGACTCcaaagtgccccccaccaccatctctctctctcttacccacACATGACCAACCTGCTCCCACCTCCAGCCCAAGCATAGACTTCCCCCTGGCCCTTCACAACTGCCTGAGTGCTTCCCAGGATCAGGATCCCCCTCAGAGCAGGCAAAACTGGCAAGGCCACAGGCCAAGCATGGAATCATGAAGGCTAGACGTGCTGCttatctcctcccctcccttccccgcgCCATGCTGTGCAGCTTGCCTCAGTCACCACCTCCAGTGTTAACCCcagcagagctgccagcagccactgcAGACACAGGCTGGTGGGATATGGTGCAACAATGGAGTGAGCAAGGTGGCAGCAGTCACAGAGAATGAGCAGTGctcacccccagcatcccagccctagctctgggcactgccccagctgagcagcattcccagccccagccccccatccTGACCTGAGGGCACCTGGCCTGCTGAGCAGGAGAGCagcatgctccttccctcccttctgcactgaactgctgccactgccaacccagctgggcagcatcctcagccccagcccctaaccCTGCCCTGAGTGTGCCTGGCCTGATGGGCAGGGGCACAGAATGtaatccctctctccctccctcctgcactgagctgctgctatTGCCACCCCAGCTTGGCAGTGCTCCCAGCCCAACTGAAATGAGGCACAGTGGGACAAGGCAGCCTACACTTGCCCCAGCCTTGGCCCATGGCACAGGACAGGATGATGGACACCCACAaacccctgtcctgccccccacccagcctgctagctctccccacatgccccagccccactagcAGCATGACCCtcacctgacccacagggccccccccagcccttctagagggggcccccagctgcctcccacccccagggcccagcccctaAAAGCTCAACTTACCCAAAAGGCCACAGGAGGGAAACTGAGTCTGAGCCAGCCCTGGCTGACTCAGATTCTCAGGCCTCGCCCCCAGCACCTCTAGTCAGGGCTTGGGGTTTCCTGTCCTTTTGCAagtagctcttgcaggctggaactctgcctgcctgcagagagctgtttgcaaaagaggAAACCTGTGTTTTGACCATTTGAGGAAAGGGGAAAATCCACCTTTTTTCTCCGTTAAAgagcaaaatccacatttttctgtggttttcTGCAGAAAATAGAAAACCCTGATCCCTGCTTATAAAGCATTTTTTCTGACTTGCACTGGGTAAATAGGAGGGTGTACTGGTGGTCCTTTTCTAGAGTTTATCAGGTATtgaatttctctttttttatcaACTAAAAGAAAATAATGTAATTAAAAAGAGGATCCAGGTCACTCTACAGGTCTTaattttccttctgtactgcccTGAGATTACCATTCAACTACCCCTGCCTCTGCAGTAGCAGCCGGTGAAAAAAATtggaataaagaaatgaaaatgagAGGAAGGAAGCTAGGAAGAACACTTCCAGTTATTTTCCTGGAAAATGGTTACATTAAATATTCCCTCTTTTGTAAATAGGTGAGGAATGCATTGTCAGTCTGGAAAAGGGCAGATAAATCTCAGAATTTATGATCATCTCTGAAGGAAAAGGGGAACAATTAAAATGTCTTCCTCCAAAAATATTGGGGACTTATTTTTGGCCTTGCTTCCAGTACTCTAGGCGTCTTAATGCTTTCCACTTGTCTTAACCTAATACAGCCtaggctgagattttttttctttctgtacatTCCTGAAATGTCATTGTCATAAACATATAtttacttttcattttgtttcttgctCTCAAAGGAATGCATTTCTCTCCTCTTGTAAAAAGGATTGCTAAAACCAAGTGATAATATATTGCCTAGCCCAAGAGACCAATCCTAGAAGTTGATATGTTAATgagatatttatttttcaaaacctTTAGTTAATAACAATGAAGAGATGAAAGTCTCTTGGATTTGTTCAAACCATTTTTTATACAAAACCATGGTGTTTACACAACTACACTAGCTAATTACTTGGTGATTCTGAAATGATTGAATCAAAGATCTCCACCTAgtggttaaaaataaattactagGCTTTGTATAGAGGATCAGTTGCTTTAATGACTGGGTCAAATTTCATTCTCTCCTgctcttctcccctccacccacccccaaacAATTTAAAGGGTTTATAAACTTTTACAGTTTGTACAGAGACCAGAAATCCTAAAGAGCTAAGTGAATTTAAAATCAGATTTAATAGTTACAGATTAAAGAAAAAGATTACATTATCTATCAAGCAAGGGCAGTAATAAATGGAGCacagaaatgttttaaataatgCAAGTTGTACACTGTAGGCAGCAGCAACATTTATAGTTGTCGTAAATGCAGTACTGTACATTGACTGAAATCTGCGCTTGTATATTCCAGATCATAAACATCAAGTGGAGCTCTGGTCAGTTAacatttccctgctttctcttGTTTATGCCCTGAATTGTGCTGTTTGGTTGCTCTGACAGTGCCAAATACATGTTTGCTTTTTGACTTCTTATTTTCCCCAAAACAGTGTTCGTATAATTGAGTAAAATGTCTCTAGTTGACTTGTCTTCCAGTGTTTTGCATGGATTCAATCAAATACGGTTTTATGTTCATTGACTTGTTGGAATTTTCTACCACAATAATGATGATGATTTTCAGAAAGGCTAGGACTGTTTGTAGTTCTGAAAAAAGCAAAACGGGAATGTGACAATTATTTGAGTTATTTTCCTCGCTTACTTTGTTCTGGCTCTAAAGGTGACATATTAGCATATTCAGCAGATGGTGCGTATGGTATAGCTTTTGGAGCAGAGTTTTCAGCTGCATTTGTTCTGCTACGAATTAAACGTACCTAATTTTCTGTCTCGAACCTAGTATCTTTTAACTGGTAAAAAAAGGCTTTTTATGTTCTTCCACTGGCATTTCACCTTCATCAAGTACATTGTTTCCTTCATTAGGTTGATTGTTTTGTAAATCTTTTGTATTGTGCACATTCTCCATGTGGCTGTTATTGTTCATTTGAAGATTAGTGTTATTACCTggtaaaatattttcagtttcagGGGAGGTGGTAATACTAGATGTGTTAGACATGATAGTGTTTTTATGGTATGTTTTGCCTTTTTCACCATTTACATCATCCAAAACTTGCAGGATATATTCTGTTGGGCCAGCAGAATTCACTTGGGTCTCTGGGATTAATGTTGTAAAGAGTGATTCATTGTCATTGGGTggctttttattttctctctgttcTGTTTTCATCCCATTGTCTTCCATGTTATCAGTTTTGTGCAGGTCATTTCTATTGCCAGTCCCTTCTTTACTTCTACTAGTTAAATGCCCATTGGCTTGAGAAAATGGATGCAAACTATTTGTGCCATTTAGAGGCGTTGCGCCACTTTGGCTGGGAACAAGATATGGTTCTGTTGAAACTATATGGTAATCAGGTGGAATCCGGGATAGAACAGGCACATTCTGAGACCCTTCAGCACGGAGACTTTCTCCCAGCAAGTCACATTCTTCAGTCCTTTCAGGACTCTCCAATCTTTCTTTCACTAAGTTTTCATCTTGGCTTTGTAATTCTTGACTTCCCATTCGGCTTTGGCTAGTGTTTTGAACTGGATCGTCCATGTGTGAATCTAATTCTGTATCAGATGCATTGTCgggatttttttcctctgtgttaTTTGCAACTCCCCTTTGAATAGTGAGAGCTAGAGCTGCAGTCATCTTTGAATTTTGGTGCATATGTGAAACAGGAAATTCTGTCATATCTTCACCACTTTCCTCCATAGAATACAGGGATTTGGAAATACCACTCGGCCGATTTTGTGAATTCTGTGGTTCCAGAAATACAGGAGTAACAATTCTTGTCAACTCATGCGGTGAGGGTGGAGGTGAATTGCTGTTATATATTATAGCTTCTGTAGAGCAGTATGATGGGACACCTTTAGTATTTCCTGCATAAGTAATATCCCTGAAAGGTTGAGAAACATTCACTACTGGATAGCTGCAGCTTTCCTCAGGAAACTCTGCTGCATCATTATTTATTATAATAGCGGCACTTTCCGCATTTTTCCTTCCAGCTGACAGCTGCTTCTCAGGGAACTGCAGAGCAGCCATGACCCTCTTCTCCCTGGTACCTGGCTGTACTTTTGTGATAGAAGAGGATGTGCAGTTTGGTTTTCCTTCTGTCCTTTTCAATTCTTTTGAATTTGGTGACGTTTTCTTCTCAGTTTCATTTGGCAGTTGTTTGGGATGATGACTGGATTTTTGCTGTGATTTTTCACTAAAAGGTGATTTATCTGGGTGGATTCTCACCTTTCTAAAGGGAAGTAAATTCAATTTTACAGTCAAACAGTCTTGTCCTTTGTGCCTCATTTTGCATTTCTGAGAGATTTCATTTTCCCTCAACCAGCCTTCATTTCCAAAAATCCTTGGATGAGAAGACAATAAGCTGTCTGTACTTCTTGCTTCTGAAGTATCGTGACTtctatttttcaaaataatagTTTGGTTTCTTTGAATACTCTTTTGCAGTTGTTTCTTTTGGAATTCTGCCTCATTTGAGTCCATTGTCATCGCATCCAACCTGTTTGCTATTGTCAGGTCAGGTACATAAAAGCTAACGTTCTTTGGTATATATCTTTTCTTGACGCCTGGTGATAATGGTATCTCTTCATCACTCATAAGGCCACTTTCTACTATTCTGCTACTACTTTTGATTTGCTCTTTCTCCAACTTTAATTTTTCCCTAtgactttctttcttttctttcatataACTCTGCAATTCATCACAGTCCACATATTTACAGATAAGGGGGTTGCCTGGCTGCAGAGAACTATTTGTGCTTCTTTCTAGCAATTCACATTGATCACTGTGTTGTGATCTATGACTTTGTAATGTCTTTTGAATGCAACACTCTTTTGAGTTGACTGGCATGTTGGGTACTGATGATGCGCTTGTAATAAAATGTTTTAGACTGAGAAGTTTGAAGCTGTCTGCTAGTTTTGATGGAGATTGCCACGATTCATTTGTTAAATGCTGTTCAAGTTTCTCTGCGGCCAAGGATGCAGGAATTGCGCGTCTTCTGTTAAATGTGTCATTTCTGGTGTCTGCTAAAAACAAATGTTGGAATTTAGTACAAGCAGCTGTTTGGAAAGCGTATTGAGAGAGAGTGCCAAAAAGGCTTTTcctgcatgtggcacagcaccaactatttatagattcatagacattcaaggctggaagggaccccatgagatcattgagtccagcccccccctcctccccaccacccaccataggcaggaagtcagctgggatcaagtgatttAGCTAGCATCTCAGTCCAATCTGGGTAAGACACTTACATTTTACTCTTACATTTTAGTTGCATTTAATTGGTTATAGTGTCAGCTATATCTTCATAAGAACCTATCTTTCCTAAGaatagattccatagacattaggactggaagggaccttggaagatcatcgagtccaggcccccgcccaggggcaggaaatcagctggggtcataggatcccagtaagataagcagccaaatttctcttgaagccattcagtgtaggtgcttgaaccacctccaatggcaggctattccagaccttgggggctcggacagtaaagaagttcttccttaagaACTTCCTTAAGACCGGTTCTGTCCAGCCTGAaccggtcttgcagtagtttataaccattcatcctcatcatcccttggggtgctctggtgaacaaatgttcccccagatactggtgaacaccccaataaacttataggtggtcaccagatcgcccctgagcctgcgcttttccaggctgaagagtcccatggctctcagcctctcatcataaagtctgtattcctgatctctgatcatgcgcatggctcttctctggactctcccaagcctctccacatcctttttgaattgtgtagcccaaaactggacccagtactccagctgcggcctcaccgaggctgagtaaaaggggagaatgacgtcccaggattttcttgagaagcatctatggatgcaagccagcgttttgctctcTTTACTAGATGCAGCATCAttttgaaggctcatattcataaGAACCTATCCTTAAGACCATTGTGACAGGAAAGTAGGATCAAAAACAAGTTGAGCATAGGAATTCAGGCTCTTCTGAGTCATTACTCACCATCCTGTCTAGCGGGCAGAGAATGGTGACTTGTAGCAGGTGGATTCCCTAAACTCTGCCTCACAGTAACAGAAGTGAGTGTTTCTCCAGTGCTTATAAAATTGGAATCAAGGACACAAAGGGATCTGCAGGGAAACCCTAGGAATAACAGagctaagaaggaaaaaaaaactctcGGTATGTCTTTGTTTCAAGATAGCTGTTTTAGTTGAATAATCAAGTCTAGAGGTAGGAACTCTCTCTTCTTCTACATGGTTTTGCTCTGTATGTAGGTTTGTTTTGCAtgactgggagcatctacacaggaaattaatgtgacacaataaactctgttGCATatcactccagagtttattactcaCAGGTGGtgaatttacacatgcacccagggcCATAGCACTTTGAGCTGGCTGGCAAGGGGTCCAGagagtcagcttgccagcctggggctgctctgggccagctcaatgtgctgcagagaggctggctggggtacaagagtacttcagtgtggggctagctgacaggcagcccccgcactgaagcacccttgtgccctagccagccgtcagtgtctacacatgcattgctgctcgtgaaaaaactctgcagcaagatagtacttttatttacaagtactaatctgctgtagagtttattagtttcctgtggcctaatagagctgcacgtgtagacactgagactttactgcagagagAATTTgggcagctccgcagtaaatgccTCGTGTAGACACGCCTTGCGTACATGTTTTTCCTCATTGATCTTGCCAGCCCATGCCTTGGGGCAACGATATGACCTGTCACGTTGTGACTTTGGCTTCAAAGGAAACCTCTGTGGGAGAATTTTCGAAAAAGctaaagtcccattttcaaaaatgacatGGGTAGCAGTCTGATTAAAAGTCAGTGGGACTTGGACTCTACTAAGTGCTGGATTTTTCAAGGTCTACATTTTAACTGGAGTTAATGGGAGTTACCTGCTTAAATGCCTTATCAATTATCCAAAATgctttacttttaaaaatgagaCTTAGGCATTtgagttcctttttttaaaagtactacCTCTAGTATCTAGAGTGAAAGCAAGTTGTGTACATTCATCTCTCAAGTCAGCAAAGAATCCATAGCAATGGGGGCTATGAAAAAGTATTACCTGCAGTCAGCGAACTGAGGCACCAGACTGTAAAACCTCTTCTTCCAGCAATAGTCAAATTCATGTCAGTGGGAGTATTTACTGGTATATAATTTGCTTACCAAGGTGAGTCAGAGCCTCTAATTTTTATTCTCCTCAAACTTTGTGAGGTTCTGATAATTTGATTCTTCCATTAACTGATCAcctatcacaggggtgggcaattatttagggcagagggccacttattgagtttggcaagccattgagggctgcatgacaggcagccaggggcagataaatagtaattttctgaattttttaggggcgccgtgggccagataaatcatttaaaaatcattAACAATGTTGAACGGAATTTAAGATCTATGTGAGGAGAGAGATATTGTGGAGCATATGGCAATCTCCATTTAAGAAGTACCCATTTTTCACAGAAATATTCAAAGACCCAAAGGAATAATTTAAGTGTTTCCTTCCTTTGTATCTCTCCCCATATACCCTTATGGGTAGACCATCTGCCCATCTAAGCTAGCATGGTGTTTTGTGGAGAGCTGGGTTAATGCACTAGCATTCAAGGGCTGCTCTACATTCTGGAGTTCATGCAAGTTCCAGCTGGCATTCATTATCCCcataatgtgatttttttttttttaaactatcatttatttttattgtgtggggctattttttgttgtttgtgttGTGGTAGCATCCGAAAGCCTGGGTCATGGGTCAGGACTCCATTCAGCTAGGTGTTTTATAAACACAGAATTAAAAATTTTCCCTGCCTGAACAGTTTACAACTTATCAGTAGGAGAACACAAATAAATTACCATAAAGTAGTCCAGGATGTGAACTCACAGCCTGTTAGGTATTTCACCATCTATGATGGGTGATGCTTTTACCCATCATAATTGCAAGGTAACTTAACCCATTTTTACTGGGGTAAATCTTGTTTTTACTATGAGATAGAAGTGCAGAATGGGAAATTACTACAGAATAGTACATTCACACCCTAATTTTCCTCACAGTAATTAGATTGTGTTCCTTCATGGCAATGGTTAGTGCTGGCTGTTAATATTGTGCTTTAAGCTAGCATGGGATTTTGTGGAGAGCTGGGTTAATGCACTAGCATTCAAGGGCTTTATGTGAACTGAGCAtatgttctgttaaaggtttaaaccagtttctgatcacttaaactggtttatatgtaatgtctatccctagctgTAAGGGATTTGAAAGAAGATAATCCCATGATGAGATAGGGAAGGTACCTTAtccacaggaagcagaaaaaaggaagaagagagagaacaaaagaTATGAAGGGAGATATCTAGATGGGCTTGATTTCCTGAGACAAAATTTTGTGTCCTGAATGGTGATGCAAATCAAGGCTCTTATCCACAGGTGAGAGAGCATTTGGAGACCTTGTCAGTACCATAATAAAGGGTTATTTTAAAGGTAGACATCCTATAATTGGACCTAGTCAAATGCCAGTATGCTCAATAGCATAATTGTtattccaggatttttttttttttaaggcaagtTTGCTCTTAACAAAAAGTCATTAGCTTTAGAAGGATGAGGGACAGGATGGGAAAACTTAGTTGTCTTACTTAAGGACACTGAAAAAGTAGACTGCTTTGACCTAAAGTAGGACACCAAGTGTCCTATagctagggtgaccatacatcttggtttggctgggacagtcctggattatCTGGATTAAAAGTCCTGGGCCGGAGTCTGGCAGCTCAGAAGACTGGCATGTTGCACCAGCCAGGTGGGTGGTCAGGCACTCCTGCAGCTGTATGGGAGTAATGCGAGCAGACTGGAGCAGGCATCACTCCGCCTGCACCCATCTTGCTCCCAAACAGCAGCATCAATGCCTAACCACCCACCTGCTTGGCACACCATGCTACTCTGCCTCCCATTGGACTTTGGCCCAGGACTTTTTACCAATCAGATGGGACTGGCCTACAGAATCCAGGACTGCCCCGGCCAAGCCAGGATTTATGGTCACCTTATCTATAGCCTAACCCTCATTTCATGTTTGTCAAAGCAAGGCATGGTCTTTTCTCAATATTAAAATCTGTTATTCGAGTCAGATTCTTCATTTTTTGACCTTTTCATAGTCATTTATGCCTTTGCACAGACAATATAATGTATTAGTTTACTCAAGTAATAAATTGTGGTAAAAAGTGCATGATGATGGTGAATCAGGTCCAGAGTATTTACTTTTCATTTGTACTTTTCTGCCCTGCAGTACTTTCTACTGAAGGAAAACTCACCATGATTGATTTTTGAAAGGTCATGCAATACTGTAGTGTGTAGATCTTCCCACTGCTCAAAACTGCTTGGTTTACAATCTCTTCTGTAGAAATCTTTTGTCAGGGTAACTGCTTCATTATTCATAGGCAT
Encoded here:
- the LRRC53 gene encoding LOW QUALITY PROTEIN: leucine-rich repeat-containing protein 53 (The sequence of the model RefSeq protein was modified relative to this genomic sequence to represent the inferred CDS: substituted 1 base at 1 genomic stop codon), whose product is MLLLLVVMVIHLITSCPSSCMICSEDVTLCQGLTHVLAVPITTKALIVTDGKITSIESFNLSVLFNLTLLRLSSNKITDIKEDAFNGLKDLRTLLLDQNQLSSSSITDNTFSELQKLQVLVLSNNALSTIYGTWFKNMTGLIRLQLNGNQITNLTEESFGNNHLNNLRSLDLSNNFISNIQKNAFQGLPQLQELDLSRNRMALIPDTFSPLTQLILLNLDENQWTCTCQLCDLAAFLRSYRNSSTRLLENANNLHCRTPRNPAVHNVLDLTEANCEPEAENIAAILKNKTMNFYERDTALVAVFCFIGAVGFTCLILALFKWKLQQGKANEHVSENCCCRTLDESQCGHEPRNYLTMGYCNCHLTQENEIKVMSIVGSSREMPLLQENRHHETENSMSIGLDTSLQSIQRENEHQKSGSTVCFKCRLMESCPQEFYGNMPMNNEAVTLTKDFYRRDCKPSSFEQWEDLHTTVLHDLSKINHAACTKFQHLFLADTRNDTFNRRRAIPASLAAEKLEQHLTNESWQSPSKLADSFKLLSLKHFITSASSVPNMPVNSKECCIQKTLQSHRSQHSDQCELLERSTNSSLQPGNPLICKYVDCDELQSYMKEKKESHREKLKLEKEQIKSSSRIVESGLMSDEEIPLSPGVKKRYIPKNVSFYVPDLTIANRLDAMTMDSNEAEFQKKQLQKSIQRNQTIILKNRSHDTSEARSTDSLLSSHPRIFGNEGWLRENEISQKCKMRHKGQDCLTVKLNLLPFRKVRIHPDKSPFSEKSQQKSSHHPKQLPNETEKKTSPNSKELKRTEGKPNCTSSSITKVQPGTREKRVMAALQFPEKQLSAGRKNAESAAIIINNDAAEFPEESCSYPVVNVSQPFRDITYAGNTKGVPSYCSTEAIIYNSNSPPPSPHELTRIVTPVFLEPQNSQNRPSGISKSLYSMEESGEDMTEFPVSHMHQNSKMTAALALTIQRGVANNTEEKNPDNASDTELDSHMDDPVQNTSQSRMGSQELQSQDENLVKERLESPERTEECDLLGESLRAEGSQNVPVLSRIPPDYHIVSTEPYLVPSQSGATPLNGTNSLHPFSQANGHLTSRSKEGTGNRNDLHKTDNMEDNGMKTEQRENKKPPNDNESLFTTLIPETQVNSAGPTEYILQVLDDVNGEKGKTYHKNTIMSNTSSITTSPETENILPGNNTNLQMNNNSHMENVHNTKDLQNNQPNEGNNLKDTRFETENXVRLIRSRTNAAENSAPKAIPYAPSAEYANMSPLEPEQKLQTVLAFLKIIIIIVVENSNKSMNIKPYLIESMQNTGRQVN